One part of the Caproiciproducens sp. CPB-2 genome encodes these proteins:
- a CDS encoding universal stress protein yields MRRVLLPIDGTARSLQAVDLIKSLYTPEDVSIVLLMVREDTETMYSEEELQKSKAQLKSTLDAVAGQLPGYPVRKQVVFGRAGDQILECAEQDEIDIIVMTKSTKTGLSQKIGSVAAYVVKYAKCIVMIVPENVSSEKSPGNVLKCRHMDDIVTLSGQMSFRPSSCLLPVQAGKCVYSITVLEGKLRLNHSAYDPDGGTWSAPLQNGQPEHYDLKKGEEREIRLEAGIAFRQLDQIEVVNPSMTSLLKFHYIARFESLDE; encoded by the coding sequence ATGAGAAGGGTTTTACTTCCGATCGACGGAACAGCGCGGAGCCTGCAGGCGGTCGATCTGATCAAATCGCTCTATACGCCGGAGGATGTGAGCATCGTACTGCTTATGGTCCGGGAAGACACGGAAACGATGTATTCGGAAGAGGAACTGCAAAAATCCAAAGCGCAGCTGAAATCCACCTTGGACGCGGTAGCCGGACAGCTGCCGGGCTATCCCGTGCGAAAGCAGGTCGTTTTCGGGCGGGCCGGCGATCAGATCCTTGAATGTGCAGAGCAGGATGAAATCGATATTATCGTGATGACAAAATCCACAAAGACCGGCCTGTCCCAGAAAATCGGCTCGGTTGCAGCCTATGTCGTAAAATACGCGAAATGCATCGTCATGATCGTGCCGGAAAATGTGTCCAGTGAAAAATCGCCGGGGAATGTGCTGAAATGCCGGCATATGGACGATATCGTTACGCTGAGCGGCCAGATGAGCTTCCGGCCCAGTTCCTGCCTGCTTCCGGTGCAGGCAGGAAAATGCGTGTACAGCATCACGGTGCTGGAGGGAAAGCTGCGCCTGAACCACAGCGCCTACGACCCGGACGGCGGCACATGGTCCGCCCCGCTGCAAAACGGCCAGCCGGAGCATTATGACCTGAAAAAAGGAGAGGAAAGAGAAATCCGTCTGGAAGCGGGCATTGCATTCCGTCAGCTCGACCAAATCGAGGTCGTCAACCCGAGTATGACGTCTCTGCTGAAATTTCACTATATCGCGCGGTTTGAAAGCCTGGATGAATAA
- the crcB gene encoding fluoride efflux transporter CrcB, which translates to MDFVLLSVGGVCGAIARYQIGAAFSKRKNHTFPFGTFFINLSGAFLLGIFCGLGISGNSYLLLGDGFCGAFTTFSTFTVESVQLMQHDAVRESLLFIVLSLAAGLLCFSMGYTTGKLF; encoded by the coding sequence ATGGATTTCGTCCTACTGAGCGTCGGCGGCGTCTGCGGCGCAATCGCCCGCTATCAGATCGGAGCCGCCTTTTCAAAAAGAAAAAATCACACCTTTCCCTTCGGTACCTTTTTTATCAACCTGTCGGGCGCATTCCTCCTGGGAATTTTTTGCGGGCTGGGCATCAGCGGAAATTCCTATCTGCTTCTGGGCGACGGCTTTTGCGGCGCCTTTACCACCTTTTCCACCTTTACCGTTGAAAGCGTGCAGCTCATGCAGCACGACGCCGTCAGGGAGTCCCTCCTGTTTATCGTATTGTCGCTGGCAGCCGGACTTCTTTGTTTTTCGATGGGTTACACAACGGGGAAGCTTTTTTAA
- a CDS encoding fluoride efflux transporter FluC, which yields MKKNIAVAVGGAAGTILRCVVHQLPLPFDELYRPILTILINVSGSFLLGFLTILFAKKFPVSAEVRLGITTGLLGGYTTFSTLCKEAVLLGLSGNVLLSAVYVFASVLPGLAAAWLGIRTAKRMERRRA from the coding sequence ATGAAAAAAAATATCGCTGTCGCGGTCGGAGGGGCGGCCGGAACCATCCTGAGGTGCGTGGTCCATCAGCTTCCTCTGCCCTTTGACGAACTTTACCGTCCCATTCTCACGATCCTGATTAACGTGAGCGGGAGCTTTTTATTAGGCTTTCTGACCATCCTGTTTGCAAAAAAATTCCCGGTGAGCGCCGAAGTGCGCCTGGGTATCACCACGGGCCTGCTGGGAGGATATACCACGTTTTCAACCCTTTGCAAAGAAGCTGTTTTGCTGGGCCTTTCCGGAAATGTCCTTCTTTCGGCGGTTTACGTTTTTGCTTCCGTCCTGCCGGGCCTTGCCGCCGCGTGGCTCGGGATCAGAACCGCAAAGCGGATGGAACGGAGGCGCGCCTGA
- a CDS encoding MutS-related protein, whose translation MKADDFCLEAIGFFVVVRLWCPEKAAAAARWLPHHKKQEEVCNVFYSILFPAEEQWKKPRKEAAPDCFRDLYLDQIFRPILNSRKEYGLEGFFYTSLRDSDTLIYRQKVMRELEDDGLRGFFSDFSQSIYRLSQSMETIKKSLTSENSYENHYLTKGRLLDCADSYCTELAGLTDGLRDRTLCSDGLRGFMKYLAAYTGTEAFTELRGQIGRLREQLSSVEYCMLIKNGVLRVRKYEGQEDHSKEILRLFDKFRQGDGTDYRRKLSEEPYAQHVEAAVLNMVASWYRDIFENLDHFCLKYLDFIDPTVARFSREIQFYLSWLEYIRPHRGKGLPFCYPKLCENAEHLYDRDGFDLALASSMGDAGQPVTNDFVLNTPERIIVVTGPNQGGKTTFARAFGQIHYLSCLGLCVPGREAAILLFDNILTHFGREEDLSTRNGKLQDDLERLHELLGRAASRSIIVINEIFSSTTLTDALLLGGRMMDALAKLGAPAVCVTFIDELAAHGEETVSMMSSVREDDPAVRTFRITRRPPDGLAYAMHIAGKYGLTCEQLCERLSGGLCGSHKGG comes from the coding sequence GTGAAAGCTGATGACTTCTGTTTGGAAGCCATCGGCTTTTTTGTCGTTGTCAGGCTGTGGTGCCCGGAAAAGGCCGCGGCGGCAGCGCGGTGGCTTCCGCATCATAAAAAACAGGAAGAGGTGTGCAATGTGTTTTACAGTATCTTATTTCCGGCTGAGGAGCAGTGGAAAAAACCGAGGAAGGAAGCTGCGCCGGACTGCTTCAGGGACCTTTATCTTGACCAGATCTTCCGGCCGATCCTGAACAGCAGAAAAGAATACGGGCTCGAAGGCTTCTTCTACACTTCGCTTCGCGACAGCGATACCCTTATCTACCGGCAGAAAGTCATGCGGGAGCTGGAAGACGACGGGCTGCGCGGATTCTTTTCCGATTTTTCACAATCCATCTATCGCCTCAGCCAATCCATGGAAACCATCAAAAAATCGCTCACGTCCGAAAACAGCTATGAAAATCATTATCTGACCAAGGGACGTCTGCTCGACTGTGCGGACAGCTACTGTACGGAGCTTGCCGGGCTGACAGACGGGCTGCGGGACCGGACGCTTTGCTCGGACGGCCTGCGCGGCTTTATGAAGTACCTGGCCGCCTATACCGGGACGGAGGCGTTCACGGAGCTTCGGGGACAGATCGGCCGGCTGCGCGAACAGCTTTCTTCCGTGGAATACTGCATGCTGATCAAAAACGGGGTCCTCCGTGTCCGGAAATATGAGGGGCAGGAAGATCACAGTAAGGAAATTCTCAGGCTGTTCGACAAATTCCGCCAGGGGGACGGGACGGATTACCGCCGCAAGCTTTCCGAAGAACCGTACGCGCAGCATGTGGAGGCGGCCGTGCTGAATATGGTCGCCTCCTGGTACAGGGACATTTTTGAGAATCTGGACCATTTCTGTTTAAAATATCTTGATTTTATCGACCCGACCGTCGCGCGGTTTTCCCGTGAAATTCAGTTCTACCTCTCCTGGCTGGAATATATCCGGCCGCATCGCGGGAAAGGGCTCCCGTTCTGTTACCCGAAATTGTGCGAAAACGCGGAACACCTTTACGACAGGGACGGCTTTGATCTGGCTTTGGCTTCTTCCATGGGAGATGCCGGGCAGCCGGTGACGAATGATTTTGTGTTGAATACACCGGAGCGGATCATCGTCGTGACCGGGCCCAATCAGGGCGGAAAGACGACCTTTGCCCGTGCCTTCGGGCAGATCCATTATCTCTCCTGCCTGGGGCTGTGCGTGCCGGGAAGGGAGGCGGCGATCCTCCTTTTTGACAATATCCTCACCCATTTTGGGCGGGAGGAGGATTTGTCCACCCGGAACGGAAAGCTGCAGGACGATCTCGAGCGTCTTCACGAGCTTCTCGGGCGCGCTGCCTCCCGGAGCATCATCGTCATCAACGAGATTTTTTCCTCCACCACTTTGACGGACGCGCTGCTGCTGGGGGGCCGCATGATGGACGCCCTTGCGAAGCTGGGCGCTCCCGCCGTGTGCGTCACCTTTATCGACGAGCTGGCCGCACACGGGGAGGAAACGGTCAGCATGATGAGCTCGGTCCGGGAGGACGACCCGGCGGTAAGGACTTTTCGGATTACCCGCAGGCCGCCCGACGGCCTTGCCTATGCGATGCACATCGCGGGAAAATACGGGCTGACCTGTGAGCAGCTTTGCGAAAGGCTGAGCGGCGGACTCTGCGGCAGTCATAAGGGAGGCTGA
- a CDS encoding MutS-related protein: MKVHLMDQDTDFNPQEKPCFGKDTLIADLEFSRILSAMARDDTMIREACGSALFCPLRTDREIRYRQEVLKDCINNPETVRKLYDITVETMERKHKSWSWLSTRQNLSGNFSSAVDLLKIYTEMLLKMRNATDADMRNFHSEGFKNFISMLWRELGDDYFLQIHSLLNEMKDEKGMLISAGLGNYNQGIDYVMRRKEKTHFWRHWHFAPSFTLAPRDDSGASDFGNRRARAMNESINVLAQSAEHVESFFVILQKELAFYVGCLNLYDRLRAAGMPVCIPELLPLEAESRKYDELYDVSLVLLKDSGVTGNELNAENQRLYIITGANQGGKSTFLRSVGQAQLMMQCGMFVGAQNYRAPIRNGVFTHFKKEEDTTMTSGKLDEELARMSEIADRLTPGALVLFNESFAATNEREGSEICRQITKALTDNGIEIFFVTHLYTFAAAFFSPRYPKVRFLSAQRLENGERTFKIMPGEPLQTAYGEDLYRKIFGPEA, from the coding sequence TTGAAAGTACACTTGATGGATCAGGATACGGATTTCAATCCGCAGGAGAAACCCTGTTTTGGGAAGGACACGCTGATCGCCGATCTTGAGTTTTCCCGCATCCTTTCGGCGATGGCGCGGGACGACACGATGATTCGGGAGGCGTGCGGCTCGGCCCTGTTTTGTCCTTTGCGGACCGACCGGGAAATCCGCTATCGTCAGGAGGTCCTGAAGGACTGCATCAACAACCCCGAAACAGTGAGAAAGCTTTATGATATTACGGTTGAGACAATGGAGCGGAAACACAAATCCTGGTCGTGGCTGTCCACACGGCAGAATTTATCCGGCAATTTTTCCAGCGCGGTCGATTTATTGAAAATATACACGGAAATGCTGCTGAAAATGCGCAACGCCACCGACGCGGATATGCGGAATTTCCATTCCGAAGGCTTTAAAAATTTTATCTCCATGCTGTGGCGGGAGCTCGGCGACGATTATTTTTTACAGATTCATTCGCTTCTGAATGAGATGAAGGATGAAAAGGGGATGCTGATCAGCGCCGGACTCGGCAATTACAATCAGGGAATCGATTATGTGATGCGGCGCAAAGAGAAAACGCATTTCTGGCGCCACTGGCATTTTGCCCCGTCCTTTACGCTGGCGCCCCGTGACGACTCGGGGGCCTCCGATTTCGGCAACCGCCGCGCCCGTGCGATGAATGAAAGCATCAATGTGCTGGCGCAGTCGGCGGAGCACGTGGAAAGCTTTTTCGTTATCCTTCAAAAGGAGCTTGCCTTTTACGTCGGCTGCCTGAATTTATACGACAGGCTCCGGGCCGCCGGCATGCCGGTCTGTATTCCCGAGCTGCTCCCGCTGGAAGCGGAGAGCCGGAAATACGATGAGCTGTACGACGTCAGCCTTGTCCTGCTAAAGGATTCGGGAGTAACGGGAAACGAACTGAATGCGGAAAATCAGCGGCTTTATATCATTACGGGAGCCAATCAGGGAGGAAAATCCACCTTTCTCAGAAGCGTCGGGCAGGCGCAGCTTATGATGCAGTGCGGGATGTTCGTCGGCGCGCAAAATTACCGGGCGCCGATACGGAACGGCGTATTTACGCACTTCAAAAAAGAGGAAGATACCACGATGACAAGCGGGAAGCTGGATGAGGAGCTTGCCCGCATGAGCGAGATTGCCGACCGCCTGACTCCCGGGGCTCTGGTTCTGTTCAATGAATCGTTCGCCGCCACCAATGAGCGGGAGGGCTCCGAAATCTGCCGCCAGATTACAAAGGCGCTCACGGACAACGGGATAGAAATCTTTTTCGTGACGCATCTTTACACTTTTGCGGCCGCCTTTTTCAGCCCGCGGTACCCGAAGGTCCGGTTTCTCAGCGCACAAAGGCTTGAAAACGGAGAACGTACTTTTAAAATCATGCCGGGGGAACCTCTTCAGACGGCTTACGGAGAAGACCTGTACCGGAAAATATTCGGACCGGAGGCGTAA
- a CDS encoding UvrD-helicase domain-containing protein produces the protein MFIADFHIHSKYSRATSKDCVPEMLELWARRKGLDLIGTGDFTHPAWREELREKLIPAEEGLYTLKDSFRREDDIGESSRKPRFMISGEISSIYKKNGKVRKVHNVILLPNLESAEALSHRLEAIGNLHSDGRPILGLDSRDLLEITLDVCPDAIFIPAHIWTPHFSLFGAYSGFDKIEECFGDLTGHIHALETGLSSDPPMNWRVSALDRFTLVSNSDAHSPGNLAREANLFDTGLSYPDISRALQNRDTKEFSGTIEFFPEEGKYHYDGHRNCGVCLKPADTLAASGVCPVCGGRITVGVLHRVESLADREEGYVPSSAKRFESLIPLREVIAASTGFTAASKKVGERYGGLIRSLGPELFILREAPLGDIELAAGPLVAEGIRRLRGGKVTVLPGFDGEYGKIKILDRQEIGLLSGQTSLFREKRSDPSAAENTGKQKGRTDNPPAGSEAENTPPRKKEAGAVPAAAPDAFSGLNREQREAVSASDSAVAVIAGPGTGKTRTLVSRIVRLVRECGVSPAQITAVTFTNRAAEEMRSRLAAYFGDRRTVKSMHIGTFHSICLQILSGRKGAAAPTVVGEQDALSILADLLKDLGLKASPRDVFREISLIKSGARLPEEAEEVPEGVYDRYCEQLARYGVLDYDDILLNTLNLFQNGELGNREEKKLRNAFSYLLVDEFQDINPVQYRLIQEWGKNSAGIFVIGDPDQSIYGFRGSDSRCFDRFFGNFSGALRVRLTQNYRSTPEIIGCSRSVLPERNTAEPPLEAQRDSGARVRLLEADVELPEAIFIAKEINRMVGGIDMLDAHASSRPKGKKPVSEQTRSFSDIAVLYRTNRQAELLEQCLRKEGIPYLVAGRDEFLSDREVRKAVAFFRFLLDPADLISLRLCLKEWGVCPGGRTQRVLEDYAGTDKSAASLSALLEKLPASPGNPQAFSGLLRKYGPLVRSGKPQKLIEAWIGDNGLQEVRSMELFLNMAVLHEKMPSLLQNLLLGREGDIVRSGGRSYSPDAVSLMTLHASKGLEFPVVFVSGVKDGTIPLKNRRGDGNPDEERRLFYVGMTRAQDELVLLTSSPRSPFLSGLPADLLSEGTAFERKKAPEFEQVSFF, from the coding sequence ATGTTTATTGCCGATTTTCATATCCATTCAAAATATTCCCGGGCCACCAGCAAGGACTGCGTTCCCGAAATGCTGGAGCTGTGGGCGCGGCGCAAGGGTCTGGACCTGATCGGAACGGGGGACTTCACCCATCCGGCCTGGCGGGAGGAGCTCCGGGAAAAGCTCATCCCGGCCGAGGAGGGGCTCTATACCCTCAAAGACAGCTTTCGCCGGGAAGACGATATCGGGGAAAGCAGCCGGAAGCCCCGTTTCATGATCTCCGGCGAAATCAGCTCCATTTATAAAAAGAACGGAAAGGTCCGGAAGGTACATAATGTCATTCTTCTTCCCAATCTGGAAAGCGCCGAAGCCCTTTCCCACAGGCTTGAGGCCATTGGCAACCTGCACTCCGACGGCAGGCCGATTCTCGGCCTCGACAGCAGGGACCTTCTGGAAATCACGCTGGACGTGTGCCCCGACGCCATCTTTATTCCCGCCCACATCTGGACTCCGCATTTTTCCCTGTTCGGCGCCTATTCCGGTTTCGACAAGATCGAGGAATGCTTCGGGGACCTGACGGGGCACATCCACGCGCTCGAAACCGGGCTTTCCTCCGACCCGCCCATGAACTGGCGCGTCTCCGCGCTGGACCGCTTCACGCTGGTTTCCAATTCGGACGCCCATTCGCCGGGGAACCTCGCGCGGGAGGCAAACCTTTTCGACACCGGCCTTTCCTACCCGGATATCTCGCGGGCGCTTCAGAACCGTGACACGAAGGAGTTTTCCGGCACGATCGAGTTTTTCCCCGAGGAAGGAAAGTACCACTATGACGGGCACCGGAACTGCGGGGTGTGTCTGAAACCCGCGGATACCTTGGCCGCGTCGGGCGTCTGCCCCGTGTGCGGCGGCAGGATCACGGTGGGGGTGCTGCATCGGGTGGAATCGCTCGCGGACCGGGAGGAAGGCTATGTTCCCTCTTCGGCCAAGCGTTTTGAAAGCCTGATCCCTCTGCGGGAGGTGATTGCGGCGTCGACCGGCTTCACCGCGGCAAGCAAGAAGGTCGGGGAAAGGTACGGCGGCCTGATCCGCAGCCTTGGCCCGGAGCTTTTTATCCTGCGCGAGGCGCCGCTGGGCGACATTGAGCTTGCGGCAGGCCCGCTGGTCGCCGAGGGCATCCGCCGGCTCCGCGGCGGGAAGGTAACCGTTCTGCCCGGATTCGACGGGGAATACGGGAAGATCAAAATTCTGGATCGGCAGGAGATCGGCCTGCTTTCCGGCCAGACCAGTCTTTTCAGGGAAAAGCGGAGCGATCCGTCCGCTGCGGAGAATACGGGAAAGCAAAAAGGCCGGACGGACAACCCCCCGGCGGGATCGGAAGCAGAGAACACGCCGCCGCGGAAAAAAGAGGCGGGCGCGGTTCCGGCCGCCGCTCCGGACGCTTTCAGCGGATTGAACCGGGAGCAGCGGGAGGCCGTCTCCGCCTCCGACTCCGCCGTCGCGGTGATCGCCGGACCCGGCACCGGCAAAACACGGACGCTTGTGAGCCGGATCGTCCGCCTCGTCCGGGAATGCGGCGTATCCCCCGCACAGATTACCGCCGTCACGTTCACAAACCGGGCGGCGGAGGAAATGCGGTCCCGCCTTGCCGCGTATTTCGGGGACAGGCGGACCGTGAAAAGCATGCACATCGGGACGTTCCACTCCATCTGCCTGCAGATTCTCTCCGGAAGAAAGGGGGCGGCAGCGCCCACCGTCGTCGGCGAGCAGGACGCGCTCTCCATTCTCGCGGACCTTTTAAAGGACCTCGGGCTCAAAGCGTCCCCGCGGGATGTTTTCAGGGAGATCTCCCTGATCAAAAGCGGCGCGCGGCTGCCGGAAGAAGCTGAGGAAGTCCCGGAGGGGGTCTATGACCGGTACTGTGAACAGCTTGCGCGGTACGGCGTGCTGGACTATGACGACATCCTCCTGAACACGCTGAACCTGTTCCAAAACGGAGAGCTGGGAAACAGGGAGGAGAAAAAACTCAGGAACGCTTTTTCCTATCTTCTGGTGGATGAATTTCAGGATATCAATCCCGTCCAGTACCGCCTGATACAGGAGTGGGGAAAAAACAGTGCGGGAATTTTCGTAATCGGGGACCCGGATCAGTCCATTTACGGATTCCGGGGCTCGGATTCCCGCTGCTTTGACCGGTTCTTCGGGAATTTTTCCGGGGCGCTCCGGGTACGGCTCACGCAGAATTACCGCTCCACCCCCGAAATTATTGGATGCTCCCGGTCCGTTCTGCCGGAAAGAAACACCGCGGAACCGCCTCTTGAGGCGCAAAGGGACAGCGGCGCCCGCGTACGTCTTCTGGAGGCGGACGTCGAGCTGCCGGAAGCGATTTTCATTGCCAAAGAGATCAACCGCATGGTCGGCGGCATCGATATGCTCGACGCGCATGCTTCTTCCCGCCCCAAAGGGAAAAAACCTGTTTCGGAGCAGACGAGGAGCTTTTCCGACATCGCCGTGCTGTACCGGACCAACCGTCAGGCGGAGCTTTTAGAACAATGCCTCCGGAAAGAGGGCATCCCGTACCTGGTCGCCGGACGGGATGAATTCCTTTCCGACCGCGAGGTGCGCAAAGCGGTCGCCTTTTTCCGCTTTCTGCTCGACCCCGCGGACCTGATCTCCCTTCGGCTGTGCCTGAAGGAATGGGGCGTCTGCCCCGGCGGCCGGACGCAGCGGGTGCTGGAGGACTACGCCGGAACGGACAAAAGCGCCGCGTCCCTTTCGGCGCTTTTGGAAAAGCTCCCCGCTTCCCCGGGAAATCCGCAAGCATTCTCCGGGCTGCTCCGCAAATACGGGCCTCTCGTCCGCAGCGGGAAACCGCAGAAGCTGATAGAAGCCTGGATCGGCGATAACGGGCTTCAGGAGGTACGGAGCATGGAGCTGTTTCTCAACATGGCCGTTTTGCACGAAAAAATGCCCTCCCTCCTGCAGAATCTTCTGCTCGGGCGGGAAGGCGACATCGTGCGCAGCGGCGGGAGAAGCTATTCGCCGGACGCGGTTTCGCTCATGACCCTGCACGCGTCCAAGGGGCTCGAATTCCCCGTTGTGTTTGTCAGCGGCGTAAAGGACGGAACGATCCCACTGAAAAACCGGCGGGGCGACGGTAACCCGGACGAGGAACGCCGGCTCTTTTATGTCGGCATGACAAGGGCGCAGGACGAGCTGGTCCTTCTGACTTCCTCCCCGCGCTCGCCCTTCCTTTCCGGCCTGCCCGCGGACCTTCTTTCGGAGGGGACCGCTTTTGAGCGGAAAAAAGCGCCCGAATTCGAGCAGGTCAGCTTTTTCTGA
- a CDS encoding DeoR/GlpR family DNA-binding transcription regulator, producing the protein MKQRREQIVELVNSEGAVSFAKLKVAFPEVSEMTLRNDLKFLDQARQIVRVHGGAKSVEVVIGTDDLFYKRSTRNMEKKRQITEKAVKLLRPGTSVFLDSGTTATELARVFPDESYLIFTGGISCALELAHLTQSQVHVLGGQMNRFSLSVNGISSVKAIENVNFSIAFLGVTGYSQETGFNCGVEDENELKKAVVRKSERVVALMDSGKVGIVNTFTFAVLKDIDIVVSDDELDPETKDFFQSHGIEVL; encoded by the coding sequence ATGAAGCAGCGGAGAGAACAGATTGTGGAACTTGTCAACAGCGAGGGCGCTGTCAGCTTTGCGAAATTGAAGGTTGCGTTTCCGGAGGTTTCGGAAATGACCCTGCGCAACGATCTGAAGTTTCTGGATCAGGCCCGCCAGATTGTCCGCGTGCACGGCGGAGCGAAATCGGTGGAGGTCGTGATCGGAACGGACGATCTGTTTTATAAGCGTAGTACGCGAAATATGGAAAAGAAGCGTCAAATTACCGAAAAAGCGGTGAAACTCCTGCGCCCCGGAACGTCCGTCTTCCTCGATTCCGGAACGACGGCTACGGAACTGGCCCGTGTTTTCCCCGATGAATCCTACCTGATTTTTACCGGGGGAATCAGCTGCGCGCTGGAGCTGGCGCATCTGACACAGTCGCAGGTCCATGTTCTCGGCGGGCAGATGAACCGTTTCAGCCTGAGCGTGAACGGGATCAGCAGCGTGAAAGCGATTGAGAATGTCAATTTCAGCATCGCGTTTCTGGGCGTGACCGGTTACAGCCAGGAAACGGGGTTCAACTGCGGCGTAGAGGACGAGAACGAACTGAAAAAGGCGGTTGTCCGCAAGTCCGAAAGGGTAGTCGCTTTAATGGATTCCGGGAAGGTAGGCATTGTCAACACCTTTACTTTTGCAGTGCTCAAGGATATCGACATTGTGGTTTCCGACGATGAGCTGGACCCCGAAACGAAGGATTTTTTTCAATCCCACGGAATAGAAGTTCTTTAG
- a CDS encoding MFS transporter: MKKNTGGLRIVMMLGLCGAFAVFSSTISKSPVLPIFAKNLGATGTQIGWIASASTLPGILISYLAGDLADRFGYKKILIGSLLVFASAPFVYFLVINPMGLAAVRFYHGFATAAFDPVAMAAIAAFSRNNTGQNLSLYTSATLIGRALAPTVGGAAYEYGGIPTVYGIAGGAGILALAFAIWFFRKSRNMQRAEETAKSRKEEAERTSSLKKLRGMLRYRPLLLVGVLNACAYFSYGAFEMIFPLYAKQLGMSTGQIGYVLGAQLIGMILLKPVFGRVSDRVGRLPLMVVGLFVCSGTFFLLTFLKAVMLVIPLIVVYGLGFALITSGTNALAADVAQKGQLGGSLGVMSTMMDVGQTFGPPAIGAVSDLFSYTAGIAALGGILLLAAAGCVFALIRQRKTPRPD, from the coding sequence ATGAAAAAAAACACCGGAGGACTGCGCATCGTGATGATGCTCGGCCTGTGCGGGGCTTTCGCGGTTTTCAGCTCCACCATATCGAAATCGCCGGTTTTGCCGATCTTTGCGAAGAACCTTGGCGCGACCGGCACCCAGATCGGCTGGATCGCTTCGGCGTCCACCCTGCCCGGAATCCTGATAAGCTATCTGGCAGGGGATCTGGCCGACCGGTTCGGATATAAAAAAATTCTGATCGGTTCCCTGCTCGTTTTTGCGAGCGCGCCGTTCGTTTACTTTCTGGTAATCAATCCGATGGGGCTGGCGGCGGTGCGTTTTTACCACGGCTTTGCGACCGCGGCGTTCGACCCGGTGGCGATGGCGGCTATCGCGGCTTTCAGCCGGAACAACACCGGACAGAACCTGTCCCTTTACACCTCCGCCACGCTGATCGGCCGGGCTCTTGCGCCGACCGTGGGCGGCGCGGCCTACGAGTACGGAGGAATCCCCACGGTGTACGGGATTGCAGGCGGCGCGGGCATTCTGGCTTTGGCCTTTGCAATCTGGTTCTTCCGGAAAAGCAGAAATATGCAGCGGGCGGAAGAGACGGCCAAAAGCCGGAAGGAAGAGGCCGAAAGGACTTCCTCCCTGAAAAAGCTGCGGGGCATGCTGCGCTACCGGCCCCTGCTTCTGGTCGGGGTGCTGAACGCCTGCGCGTATTTTTCCTACGGCGCGTTTGAAATGATCTTTCCTCTTTACGCGAAACAGCTCGGAATGTCCACCGGGCAGATCGGGTATGTGCTCGGCGCCCAGCTGATCGGAATGATTTTGCTGAAACCGGTGTTCGGCCGGGTGTCCGACCGCGTGGGCCGCCTGCCGCTGATGGTCGTCGGGCTGTTCGTCTGCTCGGGCACTTTTTTTCTGCTGACTTTTCTCAAAGCGGTCATGCTTGTGATCCCCCTCATTGTGGTCTACGGCCTGGGGTTCGCCCTGATTACCTCCGGAACAAACGCGCTGGCGGCGGACGTTGCGCAGAAGGGGCAGCTCGGCGGGTCGCTGGGCGTGATGAGCACCATGATGGACGTCGGCCAGACCTTCGGCCCGCCGGCGATCGGCGCGGTGAGCGACCTGTTCAGCTACACGGCTGGAATCGCCGCGCTGGGGGGAATCCTGCTGCTCGCGGCGGCGGGATGTGTTTTCGCGCTCATCAGGCAGCGGAAAACGCCCCGCCCGGATTAA